The Candidatus Binataceae bacterium genome contains the following window.
AGGGTCCGGATTTCCGGCTGGCCGTCGGGACGCATCTGCGGCGCGCCGGCGGCGTCAACCACAACCGCGCCGGCGTCTAGCCAAGCGCAGTTTTGCGAACCGCTGCCCCATTTCCAGCGGCCGGAAACTTTGTAACCGCCTTCCACAGGGAGCGCCTTACCCGAGGGCGCCGCCGCGCCGCCGGTAATGACGTGCGGGTCGCTCGCAAAAATCTCGCGCATCGTTTGAGTTGGCAGGAACGCGGCGAGCAGGGCGTTGGTCGTCCCGATCATGACGCACCACCCGAGCGAGCCGTCGGCGCGGGCGAGCTCCTCGATCACGCGCACGTACTCCTTAGGATGAAGCTCGTAACCGCCGATTTCCGCCGGCAGGGTCAGGCGATAGAGTCCGGCCTCGGCGAGTTTGCGCGCGAAGTCCGCCGGAATGCGCCGGGCGGCCTCGAACTCGGCCGCGCGTTCGATGATCTGCGGAGCGAATCGGCGCGCGATGTCCAACGGCGCTTCTGCGCTCCCGGTCGGCGGAATATCCGAAGTCATAGGGGCACCTGCGCTGGTTACGCGTTCTCGACGTTGGAGGGCGGGGGCGCCTTCAGTTGACCGCGTTCGTGACCCTCGGTGATCCAGCGTTCGACCTCGCGCCGTTCGCGCGCGAGGAAATTTGCGATCGCCTTGCGCAAGCCGTCGTGTGCAACGAAATGCATGCTACGGGTGAGGGCCGGGTTAAAGCCGCGCAGCCATTTGTACTCGCCGCCCGCGCCGGGCTCGAAGCGCTGGATGCCGCTCGCAATACAATGTTCGATCGCCGCGTAATAGCAGACGTTGAAGTGCAGGTAGCGCACCTCCTCGAAGCTGCCCCAATAGCGGCCGTAAAAGACTCCTGCCTTTTGCCAGTTGATCGTACCGGCGAGGAGCTCGCTGCCCCGCCATGCACCAATGAAGCAGAGATAGCGTTTGAAATGATCGCGGACCAGATTAAAAAAGTCGTGCGTCAGGTATTGGCGGCCCCAGTAGAGCTTCTGGATCGTCGAGAGATAGATTTGGTAGATTTCATCGAACATCGCATCGGGGATCTGACTATCGACCAATGCGCGCACCTCGATCCCCTGACCAATCAGCGCCGCGCGCTCGTGCCGTACGGCGTAGCGCCGTTTGCTCTTGAGTTGGTTGAGGTAATCGTCAAAGGTCGTGAAACCGGCGCTGACCCAGTGATACTGGTAGCCCAGACGTTCCAGAAAGCCGAACTCCCCGAGCGCCGCGGCTTCGTCTTCGGCGCAGAAATTGACGTGCACCGAGGAGAGTTTGTTATCAGTGCAGAGACTCGCGAGGGCCCGTGCCAGCGCGCGCACCATCGTGGGGCGATCAATCTCCGGCGCGACCAAAAATCGGCGTCCGGTATGCGGAGTGAAGGGCACACCTACCAGCAGTTTGGGGTAATACTGGAGCCCGGCGCGTTCGGCGGCGTCCGCCCAACCCTGATCAAAGATGAACTCACCCATGCTGTGGCTTTTGAGATAGAGTGGACAGGCCGCGATAACGCGGCGGCTGTCCTTGAGGCGGGCTGCGAGATGATACGGCGCCCAGCCGGTCTTGCGCGTCGCGCTTTTCGACTCCTCCATCGCGGCCAGCCAATCCCATTCGAGAAAGGGCGAGTCGTCCGCAGCGAGCAGCGCGTCCCAGTCGTCGCGTCCGAAATCACGCATCCGCTCGACGATCGTGATCTCGACTTCAGCGGCGCCGCTGTCGCCAGGCGCTATCCCCGGGGTTCGTGCCATCGAGTCTGTGAGCTTAGCCGCCGCCGCCAGCGGAGCGCTACTGCGCGGAGCGAGCAAGCGAGTCTGCGAGCTGCGTTAAGATTCCTGATCAGCGGAGCGCTACTGCGCGGAGCGAGCAAGCGAGTCTTGTCTTTGGCCGCGCGTCGCGGACTCCGCCGCCCCCTGGAGCTGCGTTAAGATTCTTGATCAGCGGAGCGCTGCTGCGCAGAGCGATCCGGATCCGATGCGAGGGGCGCACGATTCTGATAAACTCTCCAGTAGTGATCGCAGCGGCGGCAGAGGTTCAAGAGATGGCCAGGATAATCGCGCGCAGCCGCGACGCGGACAATGGTGACGGCGGCATCGTCACCGAGCGTCGCACGAAAGAACAGACCAAGACCAAAAAACCCGCGCTCTACAAGTGCATCCTGCTCAACGACGACTACACACCGATGGAATTTGTGGTCGAAATTCTCAAGCAGATTTTCCACAAACAACAGGCCGAAGCCACGCGCATCATGCTGCACGTCCATCAGAACGGGATGGGCATTGCGGGCGTGTACCCGTTCGAGATTGCGGAAACCAAGGTGCGCACGGTCGAGGAATTGGCGCGCGACAGTCAATTCCCGCTCAAGTGCGTGATGGAGAAGGAATAAACGCGGCCGTGCGTTAACCGTCGCAATGGTATTCTGGAATTATGGCTTCACCCGGCGTGATGATTAGCCGCGAGTTGCAGGTGACGCTGCAGCTCGCGATGACCGAGGCGCTTAATCGCCATCACGAGTACGTCTGCCTGGAGCATCTGCTGTACGCGATGCTGCACGACGTCACGACTTGCAACGTGCTCGAGAATTGCGGCGCCGACCTCGCGGCGCTGCGCAAGAAACTGCTCAATTATCTCGACGAAGAGATCGAACGCTTACCCAAAGGCGAGCGGGTGCAACCGCATTATGCGAGCGGAGTGCAGCGCGCTCTGCAGCGGGCTGCGCTCCACGCGCAGTCGTCCGGGCGCGAGGAGGTCAACGGTTCGCAGGTGCTGGTCGCGCTCTTTCAGGAGGCCGAGGCGCCCGCGGTCGCGATGCTGCTGGAGCAGGGTGTAACGCGCTTCGACGTGATCAATTTTATTTCCCACGGCGTCTCTAAGACCGGCGCCGATCAGGATCGCGAAGTGCGTGGGACCAAGGACACCGACGAGGACCATGAGGGCGGGGCCGACACCGAAGGCGATAGCGACGAGGGTGGCGCGCCCAAGCTCTCGCCGGCGAAGGCGCTCAAGACCTATGCGATCAATCTGGCGGAGCGCGCGGCCAAGGGCGCGATCGATCCGCTAATCGGCCGCAAGGCCGAAATCGAACGCGCAATTCACGTCCTGCTGCGCCGCCGCAAGAACAATCCGATCTTCGTCGGCGAGGCGGGAGTCGGCAAGACCGCGCTGGCCGAGGGTCTCGCGTTGGCGGTGCATGACGGGCGTGTGCCGGAGGCGCTGAAAGACATCCAGATTTATGCGCTCGACATGGGCGCGCTGCTCGCTGGGACGCGCTTTCGCGGCGATTTCGAGGCCCGGCTCAAGGCCGTGATCAAGGCGGCGACGGGTGACCGCCGGATCGTGCTCTTCATCGACGAGATTCACACGATCGTCGGTGCCGGTTCGGCCTCCGGCTCAACCATGGATGCGTCGAATCTGCTCAAACCGGCGCTCGCGTCGGGCGAACTGCGCTGCATCGGTTCGACAACTTTCCAGGAGTACAAAAGGTCGTTCGATCGCGACAAAGCGCTGGCCCGTCGCTTTCAGCGCATCGACGTCGGCGAGCCGACTCCCGATGAAGCCGTGCAGATCCTCAACGGCCTCAAGAGCTACTACGAGAAGCATCACAACGTCCGCTACACCGCCGCAGCGATTCGCACCGCAGTCGAGATGTCCGCGCGTTATATCAACGACCGCTTCCTCCCTGACAAGGCTATCGACGTGATGGACGAGGCCGGGGTCGCGGCTCATCTGCGCGGCAAGAAGGGCGAGACCGTTACGGTCGGCGTGCGCGACGCCGAACGCACAGTGGCGCGGATGGCGAAGATTCCGGAGCGGACGGTATCGTCAACCGATCGCTCGCGACTGCAGGACCTCGAACCCGATCTCAAAAAAGTTGTGTATGGGCAGGATTCGGCGATCGAGGCGGTCGCGCGCGCGATCAAGCTGGCGCGTTCGGGCCTGGCGCATCCCGATCGTCCTGTCGGTGCTTTCCTCTTCGCCGGACCGACCGGCGTCGGCAAAACCGAAGTCGCCCGCCAGTTGGCCAAGGTCATGGGCGTCGAGTTCCTGCGCTTCGACATGTCGGAGTACATGGAGCGGCACACGGTCTCGCGCCTGATTGGCGCGCCGCCGGGCTACGTCGGCTTTGACCAGGGCGGGCTGCTGACCGACGCGATCAACAAAACCCCGCATTGCGTGCTGCTGCTTGACGAGATCGAAAAGGCCCATCCCGACCTCTTCAGTATCCTGCTGCAAGTGATGGATCATGCGACCCTGACTGACAACAACGGCCGCAAGGCCGACTTCCGCAACGTCATCATCGTGATGACGACCAATGCCGGCGCGCAGGAACTCTCGCGCGCGATGATCGGTTTTGGCGCCGCGACTTCGACCGGCTCGCCGAAGGCGGTGATTGATCGGATGTTCGCGCCGGAATTTCGCAACCGCCTCTCCGCGATAATCGAGTTTGCGCCGCTCAGCCCCGTCGTGATCGAGCAGGTGGTCGAGAAGTTTCTCGGCGAACTGCGCGAACGTCTGACCGCGAACAAGGTCACTCTCGAAGTCACCGAGGCGGCGAAAAAATGGCTCGGCGAGCATGGCTATGACCATCGCTTCGGCGCGCGTCCACTCGGCCGCTTGATCGAGAATGAGATCGCACGGGTGCTCGCGGACGAAGTGCTCTTCGGCAAACTCGCCAAAGGCGGCAAGGTCATCGTGGACCTCGCTGACGACAAGCTGACCTTTAGCTACCCGGGGGCGGAGGTCGCGGTGCCCCCAGCCTCAGCTTTGCTCAATTAGAAAGTAGTCAGGCGCGCCAAGGGCCGCTCAGCGCTTCACGCCGAAGAGAAGTCATTTGGCGCCGGTTAGAACCTCCACGTAGTCAATCGCAACATTGGTTGGATAGAAGGCTCCTGGCGCGCCCATCACCTGCGAAATTCCCACGCGGAAGCCGGACGAATAGGCACTAAGCGAATGCCCCAGCTCGGTTCCGATTAGTATTTTTCCAGAGTCGTCCCAAATTTCCGCGCGGAGTCCTTGAGTCATGGAGCCCGTAAGGACCATCCGATACCAGGTGTTGTCCGCAAATGTGAAGTCGCTGCCCGCGTCCACGCTGTCGAGGTGGGCATTAGTAACACTGCTGAAAGCGTCGAAAACCCGACCGGAGCCATACTCCGGCGCGACTAGAGAAACCTTGTCGTATTTCGTCTGATCGGTCGCGTCCAGCAGCCAGAGCTCCATAAAACCGTCGATGCTGGTGGTCGGGCCGAGCGTCAGTGTGTTGAAGCGCACCTCGCAAATTATTGGTGTTTTGGTGGGAGCAATGACGGCTGTCGAGGACCATCCGACCCTTGACGCATCGTTAAGAATATCGTCCAGCTTGAGCACCGAGGCACCGTCGAGAACCCCGAAGGAGACAAAACCGGGTGCGCCGATGTAGGTAGCGGTTCCAGAAGTCTGTGGGGTCCTTTGCCACGCGTCGGGAAGAGCGGTTGTCCACGCCGGTCCAATGACCGGTCCAGTGAAATTATCGTAGAAGAGAATCGCGGCATCGGCTGACCTTGCGCAAATGAAAATCAGCATGAGCGCAGTCAGGTACTCGTTTATTCTCATAACCGATGATTTCATCACTAAGATCTCTTTCTCAGTTAGTGACCTCTAATCGCATTAATCAGAGATTCATCCATCGTATAACAGCCATTAGACTTTTGAACAAGCGGATGATCGAGATTCAGGCCACGCCTTGGCTAGGGGCGGGCGACGCGGAGGGCGAGGTGGCGCTCAAAGGGATCGAAGTCGCGGTCATTGTGGAGCAGCTCGTGCCCCTCGGCGATACAAAATGTCGCGATCAGCGTGTCGATCGTATTGCGGACGGTCACGCCGATCGCCCGCAGCGAGCGGAAGTTTTGCGCGGCGGCAATTGCGATCTCACGGCCGGCCAGCGGCCGAAATTCGAGGGCCGCCAGCAGCCCTTGCGCGCGGCTTAAATCCGCGTCCGAGCGGAACCCTTGCAGCACTTCAGTCAGAATCAGATCCCCGATTAGCAGACGCTCCGTCGATAGCAGGCGGTCCAACAGATCGGTCTCAGGGGTTGCGCGCGCGTTGAAGTAATCGATCCACACCGACGAATCCACGAGCTTCACGAATCGCGCTCAACGATCGCGCCGCATCGCTTGAAGGTCGCCTTCCCACTTGAGCTTGCCGCGCCAGTGGCGAATTTCCTCCTGGCGTTTCAGTTGCACCAGCAGTTCAAGGCCGCGCTGCACCGCTTCACGCTTGGTCGTCGCCCCTGAAAGCCGCATCGCCTGCTTCATCAGCTTGTCATCGATTTCGATGTTGGTCCGCATCTCCGATCCTCAATGTGTATGATAGTGCGTTGCCATACACATCGCAACGGAGACCATGAGACGCGACGGCGGGCTAATGTCGGATTACGGTCGGCGTGAGCCAGTGGGCGTCGTTGTGTTCGGGATAATCGGTCGTGTAGTGCAGGCCGCGCGATTCCTTGCGCGTTAATGCGCAGCGCACGATCAATTCGGCGACCGCCACGAGGTTGCGCAACTCGATCAGGTCCGAGTCGATCCGATGGTCCCAGTAGTAGCCGTGAATCTCCTCGTCGAGCATCCGGATGCGGCGTAACGCGCGCTCGAGGCGCACGTTGCTGCGCACGATGCCGACGTAGTTCCACATCAGGCGGCGAATCTCTTCCCAGCTCTGCGTAATCAGCACGCGTTGCTCGCTCTCGATCGCGTTGCCGGGATCCCACTCGGGAAATTCCGGCGGCGCAGAGCGATCGTGCCGCAGGAGCTCGCGGGCGGCGGCGAACGCTCGCCGGCCCATCACGGCGGCTTCCAGCAACGAATTCGACGCTAGCCGGTTGGCGCCGTGCAGTCCCGTCATCGCGACTTCACCCGCGGCGTAGAGCCGCGGAATCGCAGTGCGCGCCGCGAGATCGGTCGTGACGCCGCCGCACATATAATGCGCCGCTGGAACCACTGGGATGGGCCGCGCCGTCAGATCGAAGCCATAGCTGAGGCAGCGTTTGTAGATATTCGGGAAGCGCTCGCGAATGTAGGCGGCAGGCCGCTGGCTGATGTCCAGGTAAACGCAGTCGAGGCCGCGACGCTTCATCTCCGAGTCGATCGCGCGGGCGACGACGTCGCGCGGCGCGAGCTCGGCGT
Protein-coding sequences here:
- a CDS encoding GNAT family N-acetyltransferase encodes the protein MARTPGIAPGDSGAAEVEITIVERMRDFGRDDWDALLAADDSPFLEWDWLAAMEESKSATRKTGWAPYHLAARLKDSRRVIAACPLYLKSHSMGEFIFDQGWADAAERAGLQYYPKLLVGVPFTPHTGRRFLVAPEIDRPTMVRALARALASLCTDNKLSSVHVNFCAEDEAAALGEFGFLERLGYQYHWVSAGFTTFDDYLNQLKSKRRYAVRHERAALIGQGIEVRALVDSQIPDAMFDEIYQIYLSTIQKLYWGRQYLTHDFFNLVRDHFKRYLCFIGAWRGSELLAGTINWQKAGVFYGRYWGSFEEVRYLHFNVCYYAAIEHCIASGIQRFEPGAGGEYKWLRGFNPALTRSMHFVAHDGLRKAIANFLARERREVERWITEGHERGQLKAPPPSNVENA
- the clpS gene encoding ATP-dependent Clp protease adapter ClpS; this encodes MARIIARSRDADNGDGGIVTERRTKEQTKTKKPALYKCILLNDDYTPMEFVVEILKQIFHKQQAEATRIMLHVHQNGMGIAGVYPFEIAETKVRTVEELARDSQFPLKCVMEKE
- the clpA gene encoding ATP-dependent Clp protease ATP-binding subunit ClpA: MASPGVMISRELQVTLQLAMTEALNRHHEYVCLEHLLYAMLHDVTTCNVLENCGADLAALRKKLLNYLDEEIERLPKGERVQPHYASGVQRALQRAALHAQSSGREEVNGSQVLVALFQEAEAPAVAMLLEQGVTRFDVINFISHGVSKTGADQDREVRGTKDTDEDHEGGADTEGDSDEGGAPKLSPAKALKTYAINLAERAAKGAIDPLIGRKAEIERAIHVLLRRRKNNPIFVGEAGVGKTALAEGLALAVHDGRVPEALKDIQIYALDMGALLAGTRFRGDFEARLKAVIKAATGDRRIVLFIDEIHTIVGAGSASGSTMDASNLLKPALASGELRCIGSTTFQEYKRSFDRDKALARRFQRIDVGEPTPDEAVQILNGLKSYYEKHHNVRYTAAAIRTAVEMSARYINDRFLPDKAIDVMDEAGVAAHLRGKKGETVTVGVRDAERTVARMAKIPERTVSSTDRSRLQDLEPDLKKVVYGQDSAIEAVARAIKLARSGLAHPDRPVGAFLFAGPTGVGKTEVARQLAKVMGVEFLRFDMSEYMERHTVSRLIGAPPGYVGFDQGGLLTDAINKTPHCVLLLDEIEKAHPDLFSILLQVMDHATLTDNNGRKADFRNVIIVMTTNAGAQELSRAMIGFGAATSTGSPKAVIDRMFAPEFRNRLSAIIEFAPLSPVVIEQVVEKFLGELRERLTANKVTLEVTEAAKKWLGEHGYDHRFGARPLGRLIENEIARVLADEVLFGKLAKGGKVIVDLADDKLTFSYPGAEVAVPPASALLN
- a CDS encoding PIN domain nuclease, with translation MKLVDSSVWIDYFNARATPETDLLDRLLSTERLLIGDLILTEVLQGFRSDADLSRAQGLLAALEFRPLAGREIAIAAAQNFRSLRAIGVTVRNTIDTLIATFCIAEGHELLHNDRDFDPFERHLALRVARP
- a CDS encoding type II toxin-antitoxin system VapB family antitoxin, with amino-acid sequence MRTNIEIDDKLMKQAMRLSGATTKREAVQRGLELLVQLKRQEEIRHWRGKLKWEGDLQAMRRDR